DNA from Sphingobacteriales bacterium:
GGAAAGGTCTTGTTAATATTTTCTTTGAAGGTGCATCAATTCCTTTTTTGGCGAATACAATCCCACTTTTTGAATTAAAAAAGCTAAGCATTTCCAAGTTAAAGTTTGAAATACCTGAACTAATTGACACTCTTATTCGCTATAAGGAAAAAGGCAGTTATTCTGGTATGAAGGGAAACAACCCAGAAATTGTCGTTGCTGAAATATTAGACAAGCTTGGAATTCCATTTGAAACTGGTGATTTAAGCGAGCTTATCACCAATGCTCCTGACAACAAAAGAACAATGGATTTTATTATTCCAAATAAAAAGAATCCTGTGATAATTGCTGAAAGCTCTTTTCTTGCAACGACATCGTCCGGACAAGGAGATAAATCTAAAACGGAAATTTCGATTGATAGTTTAATAAAAGAACATTATCCTAATGCTATTTTTATTGGTTTTGTTGATGGTATTGGTTGGTATGTCAGAAAGGGAGATTTAAAAAGAATGGTAACAGCTTATGAAGATGTTTTTACTTTTCATAAGGATGAATTAAAACGGTTTGAAAAACTTTTAATTGAAACTTTCAAAAAATGATTGAGAAATATATAAATAAAATCCACAATGGAGACTGTCTTGAATTATTCAAGAATATTCCTGATAACTCGGTTGATGTTACTTTTGCTGACCCTCCATTTAATTTAAAAAAGAATTATACAAGTTATAAAGACAGTCTTGAATTTCAAGAGTATCTTGATTGGTGTGAAAAGTGGATCTCAGAAATGGTTAGAGTAACAAAACCGACTGGTTCTATTTTTCTTCATAATATACCTAAGTGGTTAACATACTACGCAACGTATTTAAATAAACTCGCAAATTTCAAACACTGGATTTCATGGGATGCACCAACTGCACCAATGGGCAAATCTCTTCAACCTGCTCATTACGGAATTCTATTTTACACAAAAGAAGCTAAAGGTGCAAAATTCTATGAATTAAGATATCCACATAAACGTGATAGAAAACAAGGTTATTTATGGAAAGATTACGGTGGTAAAAAAGACCAACTACATCCATTTGGTCCATTAGTTTCTGATGTATGGACAGATATTCATAGAATAAAACATAACACAAAAAGAGACCCGCATCCTTGTCAGTTGCCTATTCATTTGATGGATAGATTAATTCTAATGACCACTGACGAAAATGATATTGTTCTTGACCCATTCTCTGGTACAGGTACGACAGCTATCGCAGCGAAAAGGCTTGGGAGAAAATATATTGGATTTGAACTTGATAAAAAATATGTAGAAATATCTCAACAAAAACTCGAAATAACAGAATCTAATTACAAATTAGGGGAAAGTTGGGTAAGTTTTTATCTAAATGACGTTATCACAATTAGAGATAAGGATTGGGATCATCTTAAAAAATACTTTTATATACCTAATCCCATAAGAAATATTGATTTTGAAAGAGTTAAATTGATTGATAGAAAATTAATTCCAAAAGAACAATATTTTCAAAAAGATGAAAATGAATGTAAAATAAACGAAAAGCCAATAAGAATAAATGGGAAGAAAATTAAAGAAACTATGTTTCAGCCTCATACCCAATTTTCCATCAACCCAAATATCA
Protein-coding regions in this window:
- a CDS encoding site-specific DNA-methyltransferase; this translates as MIEKYINKIHNGDCLELFKNIPDNSVDVTFADPPFNLKKNYTSYKDSLEFQEYLDWCEKWISEMVRVTKPTGSIFLHNIPKWLTYYATYLNKLANFKHWISWDAPTAPMGKSLQPAHYGILFYTKEAKGAKFYELRYPHKRDRKQGYLWKDYGGKKDQLHPFGPLVSDVWTDIHRIKHNTKRDPHPCQLPIHLMDRLILMTTDENDIVLDPFSGTGTTAIAAKRLGRKYIGFELDKKYVEISQQKLEITESNYKLGESWVSFYLNDVITIRDKDWDHLKKYFYIPNPIRNIDFERVKLIDRKLIPKEQYFQKDENECKINEKPIRINGKKIKETMFQPHTQFSINPNIRSANS